One Edaphobacter flagellatus genomic region harbors:
- a CDS encoding type IV secretion system DNA-binding domain-containing protein, translating to MATQWGRKETIIWPPHVPLMSYCAVAGAFLLTLFFAWERYAFQLPPLQKAYMTDYARAGVGSAFHAHQSYRLLYLGGSKAKPRLAMPIDFAEGEMTLPKGKRMPFALSELAYAQGYRFPFRGPAERLADASMYRWQHDVVYGGASPWRIFSVSMIEGGLCLAVLLALAVPKDIRRFKEMKYGRVLRGPRMLDPTEFNKAQKGDGLGFKTTESGRMMRIPLHKEAQHLQLMGDTGVGKTQLIMQCLRQIRGRGDSAIVYDPACEYIQRFYDAQRGDIVLNPLDARCPYWGPAQELESEDEAYAIATSLYAPKTDKIDEFFHETPAQIFAHLLKRGPTPHQLAAWMSSDTELMKMVEGTEMAFYIDRKAGPQRAGVLSSLGLVAKSFRMLPERDEKRAVWNARTWSKTRRGWIFITSRPPERDTLRPLHSLWIDLLVMRLLTTPQPGQKPVWFVIDELASLQRLPQLHTAITENRKSKNPLILGFQGKAQLEVIYGHLAEVMLSQPATKIFMKTAEPKAAEWISEAIGKVEIERLKETKFDGTRSGHNFTVERQIEPLVMGSEISGLDDRHAYLKLGNSVARFAFDYMDLPTPTPGFLPRKTAGGLRFNPDTLEQNVPAPTPEQESQEKEDTPPATESDGPHDKERAPIAWPTPAAVQQAEELTPSPSEDEELEEEQAVGPALIRET from the coding sequence ATGGCAACACAATGGGGTAGAAAAGAGACGATCATTTGGCCGCCGCACGTTCCGCTGATGAGCTATTGCGCCGTTGCGGGAGCGTTCTTGCTGACGCTGTTCTTTGCCTGGGAGCGATATGCTTTCCAACTCCCGCCGCTCCAGAAGGCGTACATGACAGACTATGCGCGGGCTGGTGTCGGTAGCGCCTTCCATGCCCACCAGAGCTACCGGCTACTGTATCTCGGAGGCTCAAAAGCGAAGCCGCGTCTCGCAATGCCCATCGACTTCGCTGAGGGTGAGATGACGCTGCCGAAGGGCAAAAGGATGCCGTTCGCCCTGTCCGAACTTGCTTATGCTCAGGGGTATCGTTTTCCGTTTCGCGGCCCCGCAGAGAGGCTGGCCGACGCCTCGATGTACCGGTGGCAGCATGATGTCGTTTACGGTGGCGCAAGCCCCTGGCGAATATTCTCTGTCAGCATGATCGAGGGCGGATTATGCCTTGCAGTCTTGCTTGCTTTGGCTGTTCCGAAGGACATTCGGCGCTTCAAAGAGATGAAGTACGGCCGCGTCCTTCGCGGTCCTCGGATGCTCGATCCAACCGAGTTCAACAAGGCTCAGAAGGGCGATGGTCTGGGTTTTAAGACCACGGAATCCGGTCGGATGATGCGGATTCCACTGCATAAGGAAGCACAGCATCTCCAACTCATGGGCGATACGGGTGTTGGCAAGACGCAGCTCATCATGCAGTGCCTTCGCCAGATCAGAGGTCGGGGTGATTCCGCCATCGTCTATGACCCGGCGTGTGAATACATTCAGCGATTCTATGACGCCCAACGTGGAGACATCGTGCTCAATCCGCTCGATGCCCGATGCCCTTATTGGGGACCGGCACAAGAGTTGGAATCGGAGGATGAAGCCTATGCCATTGCCACGTCTCTGTATGCACCGAAGACGGACAAGATCGATGAGTTTTTCCACGAAACGCCCGCCCAAATCTTCGCCCATCTGTTGAAGCGCGGCCCGACACCGCACCAGCTTGCCGCGTGGATGTCGAGCGATACAGAGTTGATGAAGATGGTAGAGGGGACGGAGATGGCCTTCTATATCGATAGGAAGGCCGGCCCTCAGCGGGCGGGTGTTCTTTCTTCGCTTGGATTGGTCGCAAAGTCATTTCGCATGCTTCCGGAGCGTGACGAAAAGCGTGCCGTTTGGAACGCGCGCACTTGGTCGAAGACGCGTCGAGGGTGGATCTTCATTACCTCTCGACCGCCTGAACGAGACACGCTACGACCGCTACATTCGCTTTGGATTGATCTGCTGGTGATGCGGCTGCTGACTACCCCACAGCCCGGCCAAAAGCCGGTATGGTTTGTCATCGATGAGTTGGCCAGCTTGCAGCGGTTGCCGCAGCTTCATACCGCCATTACGGAGAACAGGAAGTCCAAGAACCCGCTCATCCTCGGCTTTCAGGGCAAGGCCCAGCTTGAGGTCATCTATGGTCATCTTGCCGAAGTGATGCTGTCCCAGCCTGCCACCAAAATCTTCATGAAGACCGCCGAACCAAAGGCCGCCGAGTGGATATCCGAGGCGATCGGTAAGGTGGAGATCGAGCGGCTGAAGGAAACGAAATTCGACGGTACGCGCTCCGGGCACAACTTCACCGTGGAACGTCAGATCGAACCTCTGGTCATGGGTTCCGAGATATCCGGTCTCGACGACAGACACGCCTATCTCAAACTGGGTAACAGCGTGGCGCGGTTCGCTTTTGACTACATGGACCTGCCGACGCCCACGCCCGGTTTCCTGCCACGGAAGACCGCAGGCGGACTGCGCTTTAACCCGGACACGTTGGAGCAGAATGTGCCAGCACCCACGCCAGAGCAAGAATCCCAGGAGAAGGAAGACACCCCTCCGGCGACCGAAAGTGACGGTCCACACGATAAAGAACGTGCTCCGATTGCATGGCCTACACCCGCTGCCGTGCAGCAGGCAGAAGAGCTAACACCTAGCCCTTCAGAGGATGAAGAACTTGAAGAAGAACAGGCGGTAGGTCCTGCTTTGATCCGGGAGACATAG
- a CDS encoding ATP-binding protein, with protein MKMNETSMPIVNQASIEATSPGLPIVSVRAFIEATRDSGYKSTSAAIAELVDNAIEANAEQITISIVETFIAGSRTISISVLDNGSGMPRQVLELALQFGGSTRFGSRKGLGRYGMGLPNGSLSQARRVEVISWERPDEVWMSYLDVDEIVIGKITSIPAPVKLSPEALGVDEASGTLVTLSRCDRLDFKRANKLVSRLKLDLGRLFRCYLVQGGRISINGERLAPVDPTFLMPRGAEPQAKPYGPPSVYGVRVVDPVTGEERTATVKVIFAELPLEAWHGLSNEEKNRRGIAKGAGVAILRAGREIDYGWYFMGSKRRENYDDWWRCEISFPPELDELFGVTHTKQRIRPDERIVALLSPDIERTARELSNRVRRLYAAIRAQEPRDRMLEGFSRKDFLLEPPPARSMRRANAADGSPHMPRTMPPGMSYRIEEIPMESRMFYEPIQKGTGLTLALNENHTFYKKIISRLEQELPNHDLRRCIEMLLVAAARSEVILGGQRERETMKRFRQSWSDSLVAFLT; from the coding sequence ATGAAGATGAATGAGACTTCGATGCCGATAGTAAACCAAGCCTCCATAGAGGCTACATCTCCAGGATTACCCATCGTTTCAGTACGGGCTTTTATCGAAGCGACACGCGACTCTGGGTACAAGAGCACGTCGGCGGCCATCGCAGAGCTCGTAGATAATGCCATCGAAGCGAATGCAGAGCAAATCACAATCAGCATTGTCGAAACATTTATAGCGGGCAGCCGGACGATCTCCATTAGTGTGCTCGACAACGGCTCGGGTATGCCGAGGCAGGTCTTGGAATTGGCGCTTCAGTTTGGAGGGAGCACTCGGTTCGGATCACGAAAGGGCCTAGGACGATATGGAATGGGGCTGCCCAACGGTTCTCTAAGCCAGGCGCGCAGAGTGGAAGTCATCTCGTGGGAGAGACCGGACGAAGTCTGGATGTCTTACCTAGACGTGGATGAGATCGTAATTGGCAAGATTACGAGCATACCCGCACCGGTTAAGCTATCTCCAGAAGCGCTTGGCGTGGACGAGGCCAGCGGCACGTTGGTCACGCTCAGCCGGTGCGACCGGCTGGACTTCAAACGGGCGAACAAGCTGGTGTCCAGGCTAAAGCTCGATCTTGGTCGGCTGTTCCGCTGTTATCTCGTTCAGGGCGGGCGGATTTCCATCAACGGGGAGCGTCTGGCTCCCGTTGATCCGACCTTTCTGATGCCACGCGGCGCCGAGCCACAGGCGAAGCCCTATGGTCCGCCCTCCGTGTATGGGGTCCGAGTTGTTGATCCAGTCACGGGCGAGGAGCGCACCGCAACAGTAAAGGTTATTTTTGCGGAGCTGCCGCTCGAAGCCTGGCATGGCCTATCCAACGAAGAAAAGAACCGACGTGGGATCGCTAAGGGCGCTGGAGTCGCAATATTGCGTGCTGGACGTGAGATCGATTACGGCTGGTACTTTATGGGCAGTAAGCGCCGTGAGAATTATGACGATTGGTGGCGCTGCGAGATCAGCTTCCCTCCGGAATTGGACGAGCTGTTCGGCGTAACACACACCAAACAACGAATCCGTCCTGATGAACGCATCGTTGCACTCTTATCCCCTGATATTGAGCGCACTGCGAGAGAACTAAGCAATCGGGTACGTAGGCTGTATGCCGCCATACGAGCTCAAGAGCCACGTGACCGGATGTTGGAAGGTTTCTCGCGGAAAGACTTCCTCTTAGAACCTCCCCCGGCGCGTTCGATGCGTCGAGCAAATGCAGCAGACGGTTCGCCTCATATGCCGAGGACTATGCCGCCAGGAATGTCCTACAGGATCGAGGAAATTCCGATGGAAAGCCGCATGTTTTATGAGCCGATTCAGAAAGGGACAGGACTCACCCTCGCATTGAACGAGAACCATACGTTCTACAAAAAAATCATCAGCAGACTTGAACAGGAGCTACCAAACCATGATCTTCGACGCTGTATCGAGATGCTTCTTGTAGCAGCCGCACGGTCGGAGGTGATCCTCGGAGGGCAGCGGGAACGTGAGACAATGAAGAGATTCCGCCAGTCCTGGAGCGATTCACTTGTGGCCTTCTTGACTTGA
- the mobF gene encoding MobF family relaxase, translating into MLDISKPLNATQAQTYHKLDYTSPTQSYYAQGDQVIGEWQGKLAESMGVSGEVSALEFSRLTEGKHPVTGEQMVRHRIATEYKNPDGSTTKAVAHRAGWDAMFAPTKSVSLTALVGGDDRIREAHRAAVTAALDELEKYTHARLGGNKPAEQTGRFLAAKFEHDTARPVDGYAAPQLHTHAVIFNVTQRTGGTTRALQEQPFFESQNFVTAVYQSELMYRLRGLGYEIEPGESGAPEIKSYSADYLKASSLRREKIKEEMEKRGVSGPEAAEIAARSTREKKQAMSPAEVLAAHREIAAEYGNQPQRIVAEARERAQVQSHTPDRTAHAREAVTYARSSLYEREAVLDERLLLRDALRRGMGNTTYPQVRAEFEARRQRGDFLSVESHKHASSPRFTTSETIAAERANIEYVRGAKNTVQPIMSAEDAQRQAQSHTFLNDSQKRVIEEVLNSPDRIHGLQGRAGSGKTSVLFSIREGAEKSGFIVEGFAPTSRAAAQLREAGIDASTLQSFLARKMDLSREQQSGHLYMLDESSLASTKQMRDFLQKLQPQDRVLVIGDTAQHQGVDAGRPFQQMQEAGMRTAQLDRIMRQKDPSLLKAVEHLAKAETQQGIALLQEQGRITELLARSDRIAAIAKDYAASPENTLVVSPDNKSRQEINEAIRAELLQTGKLKDDGRMFRTLSHRSDMTGADRTWAARYSIGDVVQYNTGSKELGIERGSFTTVKAVDAKANLLTVKRADGEVVAYDPRRLRGVNVFREQERAFATGDRIQFTAPLKELSVANRDLATIERIEDRRMTVRIDGKDKRTLTFDTETVRQYDHGYAVTSHSSQGLTSERVLAHFDTGGPRGLVNTRLAYVAISRASHDAHIYTNDAARLGNRLATDISKTAAVDLAQPPKKSEVERAVSAFRENDPATATTILQQDGRVHEYASAEHRLAAVALAYASQQDRALVVAPDAGERKELTQLIRDELRQQGRLSAESHQLPVWVEQRFGNPRLAANYAAGDQIHYKVGSAELGIADNSTVTVLTVDAKTNRLTVASLDGSEVSYNPALVRGLTSQAHVFREEMRDVSEGERIRFTATAQEIGIRKGDFATIERIGEDRSLMVRSDQGKSAALSQAQTRHIEYGYATEDLPRSMHRVLVTGDSNVLSQHQRQFALLTLQTNDLAIFISRGREISLDRNALGKDLDPSSLGAGVTPTEQKMPSIEIEGFGIGR; encoded by the coding sequence ATGCTCGACATCTCCAAACCTCTGAACGCGACCCAGGCGCAGACCTATCACAAGCTCGATTACACCTCGCCCACGCAGAGCTACTACGCCCAGGGCGATCAGGTGATAGGCGAATGGCAAGGTAAGCTCGCCGAATCCATGGGTGTCTCCGGCGAGGTCTCCGCCCTGGAGTTCTCCCGCCTCACCGAAGGCAAGCATCCGGTGACAGGCGAACAGATGGTGCGCCATCGTATCGCTACCGAATACAAGAATCCCGATGGCTCTACGACGAAGGCCGTGGCTCACCGTGCCGGATGGGATGCGATGTTTGCACCCACGAAGTCTGTTTCGTTGACCGCCCTCGTGGGAGGCGACGATCGTATCCGCGAAGCCCATCGTGCAGCCGTGACGGCGGCTTTGGATGAGTTGGAGAAGTACACGCACGCCCGTCTGGGCGGAAATAAACCAGCGGAACAAACGGGCAGGTTCCTGGCAGCGAAGTTCGAGCACGACACCGCACGTCCGGTTGATGGCTACGCCGCTCCGCAACTCCACACTCATGCCGTCATCTTCAATGTGACCCAACGCACCGGTGGCACGACGCGGGCCTTACAAGAACAACCGTTCTTTGAGAGCCAGAACTTCGTGACGGCGGTGTATCAGTCGGAATTGATGTACCGCCTACGTGGCCTCGGATATGAGATCGAACCGGGCGAAAGTGGAGCACCTGAAATCAAGTCCTATTCAGCGGACTATTTGAAAGCCTCCAGCCTGCGTCGCGAGAAGATCAAGGAAGAGATGGAAAAGCGCGGCGTCTCTGGACCAGAGGCGGCTGAGATCGCGGCGCGGTCCACCCGCGAGAAGAAGCAGGCGATGTCGCCTGCCGAGGTCCTGGCGGCGCATCGGGAGATCGCTGCCGAGTACGGCAACCAACCACAGCGCATCGTGGCCGAAGCCCGTGAACGGGCACAGGTGCAGAGCCATACACCTGACCGCACCGCTCATGCGCGGGAGGCTGTAACCTATGCTCGCAGCAGCCTGTATGAGCGCGAGGCTGTGCTGGACGAGCGCCTTTTGCTCCGTGATGCCTTACGGCGCGGTATGGGAAATACCACCTATCCCCAGGTCCGCGCCGAATTCGAGGCGCGGCGGCAACGGGGAGATTTCCTCTCGGTGGAATCCCACAAACATGCCTCCAGCCCGCGCTTCACCACGTCGGAAACCATCGCCGCCGAACGCGCCAACATCGAATACGTTCGCGGCGCCAAGAACACCGTTCAGCCGATCATGAGTGCCGAAGACGCACAGCGTCAGGCACAGTCGCACACCTTCCTGAATGACTCCCAGAAGCGCGTCATCGAAGAGGTGTTGAACTCGCCCGACCGTATCCACGGTTTGCAGGGGCGGGCAGGATCGGGCAAGACCTCAGTGCTTTTTTCCATTCGCGAGGGTGCAGAAAAGAGTGGGTTCATTGTCGAGGGATTTGCACCCACGTCCCGCGCAGCAGCCCAACTCCGTGAGGCTGGCATCGACGCCTCTACGTTGCAGAGCTTCCTTGCACGGAAGATGGACTTATCCCGTGAGCAGCAATCGGGTCACCTCTACATGCTCGATGAATCGAGCCTTGCCAGTACCAAACAGATGCGCGACTTTCTGCAAAAATTGCAACCGCAGGACCGGGTGCTGGTCATCGGTGACACCGCTCAGCATCAGGGCGTAGACGCCGGTCGTCCGTTCCAACAGATGCAGGAGGCCGGGATGCGCACCGCCCAGCTTGACCGCATCATGAGACAGAAAGATCCTTCACTCCTAAAAGCTGTGGAGCACCTTGCGAAGGCCGAAACGCAGCAAGGCATCGCGTTGCTGCAAGAGCAGGGCCGCATCACCGAGTTGCTGGCTCGGAGTGACCGCATCGCCGCCATCGCCAAGGATTATGCGGCCAGTCCGGAGAACACACTCGTCGTCTCTCCTGATAACAAGAGCCGTCAGGAGATCAACGAGGCCATCCGCGCCGAGTTGTTGCAGACGGGCAAGTTGAAAGACGATGGCAGGATGTTTCGTACCCTCTCCCATCGTTCTGACATGACTGGAGCCGACCGTACCTGGGCGGCTCGGTACAGCATCGGCGACGTGGTTCAGTACAACACCGGAAGCAAGGAACTGGGCATCGAGCGCGGCAGCTTTACTACAGTCAAGGCTGTCGATGCCAAGGCAAACCTATTGACGGTTAAGCGCGCCGATGGAGAGGTTGTGGCCTACGATCCGCGGCGCCTACGAGGGGTAAATGTCTTCCGCGAGCAGGAGCGCGCGTTTGCCACTGGAGACCGTATCCAGTTCACCGCGCCGCTGAAAGAGTTGAGCGTTGCCAACCGCGACCTTGCCACCATCGAACGTATCGAAGACAGACGCATGACAGTGCGTATCGACGGTAAAGACAAGCGGACGCTCACTTTCGATACCGAAACGGTCCGGCAGTACGATCATGGGTATGCCGTGACCTCGCATAGCTCGCAGGGCCTCACTTCAGAGCGTGTGCTGGCTCATTTCGATACCGGGGGCCCGCGCGGGTTGGTGAACACACGGCTGGCATACGTTGCCATCTCGCGTGCGTCGCACGACGCCCACATCTATACCAACGACGCCGCGCGTCTAGGCAATCGTCTCGCCACCGATATCTCGAAGACAGCAGCCGTCGACCTCGCGCAACCTCCGAAGAAGAGCGAGGTAGAGCGTGCCGTCTCCGCTTTCCGTGAGAATGATCCCGCCACCGCTACGACCATCCTCCAGCAGGATGGTCGTGTCCATGAATACGCTAGCGCAGAACACCGCTTAGCCGCAGTCGCTCTGGCTTATGCTTCGCAGCAGGACCGCGCCTTAGTCGTCGCGCCGGATGCAGGTGAACGTAAAGAACTGACGCAGCTTATCCGTGATGAACTCCGCCAGCAGGGACGGCTCTCCGCGGAAAGCCATCAGCTTCCTGTGTGGGTCGAACAGCGCTTTGGCAATCCTCGTCTCGCGGCGAACTACGCCGCTGGTGACCAGATTCATTACAAAGTAGGTAGTGCCGAACTCGGCATCGCCGACAACAGTACCGTAACCGTACTAACCGTCGATGCGAAAACCAACCGGCTCACCGTTGCCTCACTCGATGGAAGTGAAGTCAGCTATAACCCTGCGTTGGTAAGGGGCTTGACCAGCCAGGCGCATGTCTTCCGGGAAGAGATGCGCGATGTCTCCGAAGGTGAGCGCATCCGTTTTACCGCGACGGCGCAGGAAATTGGTATTCGCAAGGGTGACTTTGCCACGATCGAACGAATAGGAGAGGACCGTTCGCTGATGGTGCGTAGCGATCAGGGTAAGTCTGCTGCTCTCTCCCAAGCGCAGACCCGGCACATCGAGTACGGATACGCGACAGAAGACCTACCGCGCTCAATGCACCGTGTTCTCGTCACCGGAGACAGCAATGTACTTTCTCAACATCAACGTCAGTTCGCGCTCCTCACCCTCCAAACAAATGATCTCGCTATCTTCATCTCGCGAGGCAGAGAGATTTCGCTGGATAGGAACGCATTAGGCAAAGACCTCGACCCATCATCTCTCGGGGCCGGAGTTACCCCTACGGAGCAAAAGATGCCGAGCATTGAGATAGAAGGATTCGGGATTGGCCGGTAG
- a CDS encoding DUF4338 domain-containing protein — MTLLAVKSDVLEFDRESLPAEIDEFFVQTAAALRRAEDPASRAASIFRLRTSINGHHKPASVKALRSILFRHVLLDLLNQGWSVALSRKRVCLKPGDTSNEDPKQAKERIRQQHLQERDAQLREPSVRDFIKQMERRRLTSQGWHSIFSVMRDGEELAQKLQAATSKTDPAEREEALASCVDPYLQYVEPKEICTETGLRLGDIWRYFRHTWTNSYRSVPGRSMALLIRDRAAANHPVIGIAALGSSVVQQSVRDAWIGWDAAGIVETFCSAPTKATVRWFCERVDTQIQALYKKDLLRDKLITSAQVRKPTEIDIERLLHESDAAIKRHRLYPDKETLKLSAENAPWKKVTATDLYRSKRCKQLAILLSIRKTILDVGLEALPLRELRSVMQTAKMRRAVTQLFRQIKAERVGICMMDITVCGAIAPYNAILGGKLVCLMLCSPELVSIYQKRYSKQVSVIASAMAGAKVVRSPKLSLLCTTSLYGGGSSQYNRLKVPAGSFGNLPAQDISYIELGMSEGFGSYHFSKETIRSADALLGRLEHGRKVNSIFGEGVNPLMRKMREALTEVGLPSEMLLKHGNRRIVYGVPLASNFSDVLMGLSDRPKYTLPLKNATQETANLGQFWRTRWLSNRIMREGILEEVAQHKLSFPVHHGAMVQIPDEESPEEGDFSLRLNS, encoded by the coding sequence ATGACTTTGCTTGCAGTTAAATCAGACGTTTTGGAGTTTGATCGCGAATCCCTTCCCGCCGAGATTGACGAGTTCTTCGTACAGACGGCGGCTGCCCTGCGGCGTGCCGAAGACCCGGCGTCGCGCGCAGCGTCCATTTTCCGTCTCCGTACATCCATAAATGGGCATCATAAGCCTGCCTCCGTCAAGGCTCTTCGTTCGATCCTCTTTCGCCACGTTCTGCTGGATCTTCTGAACCAGGGTTGGTCGGTCGCGCTTTCCCGGAAACGGGTCTGCCTGAAACCGGGTGACACCTCGAATGAAGACCCTAAACAGGCCAAGGAGAGAATCCGCCAACAACATCTGCAGGAGCGGGATGCTCAGCTTCGGGAGCCGTCTGTCCGAGATTTTATTAAGCAGATGGAACGGCGGAGGCTTACCTCCCAAGGCTGGCATTCGATCTTTTCGGTCATGCGAGATGGCGAAGAGCTTGCGCAAAAGCTGCAGGCGGCAACGAGCAAGACTGATCCAGCAGAACGCGAAGAAGCTTTAGCGAGTTGTGTCGATCCGTATCTGCAATATGTAGAACCAAAGGAAATCTGCACCGAAACCGGCCTTAGGCTTGGTGACATCTGGCGGTATTTCCGTCATACATGGACGAACTCGTACAGGAGTGTTCCTGGTCGAAGCATGGCGCTGCTGATTCGAGACCGGGCTGCCGCAAACCATCCAGTCATTGGCATTGCGGCCTTAGGAAGCTCAGTGGTACAGCAGTCTGTCCGCGATGCTTGGATCGGTTGGGACGCGGCTGGAATCGTCGAAACCTTTTGCTCTGCGCCAACCAAGGCTACGGTGCGATGGTTTTGCGAACGGGTAGATACACAGATTCAGGCTCTCTATAAGAAAGACCTGCTCCGTGACAAACTCATCACCAGCGCACAAGTTCGCAAGCCAACTGAGATCGATATAGAGCGGCTACTGCATGAATCAGATGCAGCAATCAAGCGGCATCGGCTTTATCCAGATAAGGAAACGCTCAAGCTGAGTGCAGAGAACGCTCCATGGAAGAAGGTCACAGCGACAGATTTGTATCGCAGCAAGCGCTGTAAGCAATTGGCGATTCTGTTGTCGATCCGGAAGACAATTCTTGATGTCGGCTTAGAAGCGCTTCCGTTGAGAGAGCTGCGTTCTGTGATGCAGACAGCGAAGATGCGACGCGCTGTGACGCAGTTGTTCCGCCAGATCAAGGCAGAGCGGGTGGGCATCTGCATGATGGACATCACCGTCTGCGGAGCGATTGCGCCGTATAACGCAATCTTAGGTGGGAAACTGGTGTGCCTGATGCTATGCAGCCCAGAACTGGTGAGCATCTATCAAAAGCGTTATTCCAAACAGGTGAGCGTGATTGCGTCGGCCATGGCAGGCGCAAAAGTAGTGCGAAGCCCAAAGCTATCTTTGCTCTGCACCACGAGCTTGTATGGCGGAGGATCAAGCCAGTACAACCGCCTCAAGGTACCCGCCGGATCATTTGGCAATCTTCCGGCGCAGGACATTTCCTACATTGAACTTGGTATGAGCGAAGGATTCGGTTCCTACCACTTCAGCAAGGAGACGATCCGTTCAGCAGACGCACTTCTCGGACGGCTCGAACATGGTAGGAAGGTGAATAGCATCTTTGGCGAGGGGGTCAATCCTCTGATGCGAAAGATGCGGGAGGCTCTAACGGAAGTCGGCCTTCCCAGTGAGATGTTATTGAAGCATGGGAATCGGCGCATTGTTTATGGCGTGCCCCTTGCCTCGAACTTCAGTGACGTTCTCATGGGTCTATCAGATCGTCCCAAATATACTCTTCCGTTGAAAAACGCGACGCAGGAAACCGCGAACCTAGGTCAGTTCTGGCGGACTCGATGGCTATCAAATCGAATTATGCGTGAAGGTATCCTTGAAGAAGTTGCCCAGCATAAGCTTTCCTTCCCGGTGCACCATGGGGCGATGGTCCAGATACCGGATGAAGAGAGCCCAGAAGAGGGAGACTTTTCGCTTCGCCTCAATTCATAG
- a CDS encoding MGMT family protein — protein sequence MSRRLAPEGVKRNITKRGYARDEERDDAFRQIIRSIPRGRVSTYARVAEAAGYPLFHRAVARLLRKDTLTSLPWQRIVGSGGEIRLKGEFAEEQRLRLRMEGVQFHGERVNMGIYQHELRRWEVLD from the coding sequence ATGAGCCGTCGGCTAGCTCCGGAGGGAGTCAAGAGAAATATCACCAAGCGAGGCTACGCCCGCGATGAGGAGAGAGACGATGCGTTTCGCCAAATAATTCGTTCCATTCCGCGAGGGCGAGTATCAACCTATGCGCGGGTTGCCGAAGCTGCTGGCTATCCGTTATTCCATCGGGCGGTAGCTAGGCTTCTCCGGAAGGACACGCTTACCTCTCTCCCTTGGCAGAGAATCGTGGGTTCTGGAGGAGAGATTCGGTTGAAGGGTGAGTTTGCGGAGGAACAGCGACTGCGTTTGAGAATGGAAGGTGTTCAATTTCATGGTGAGCGCGTAAACATGGGCATCTATCAACACGAGCTACGCAGATGGGAGGTTTTGGATTGA